In Leptospira perdikensis, the genomic window TTCGAATCGTAAAAGATGCGGATAGCGGTATTTTCCCTTTGGGGAGAATTCCCTGGAATTGAATCGTAAATGGGACTACGAAAAAAATCTAAAAAAAATCGATTTTCCCCTAGAAAAAGTACTTGTCTTAATTTGTGCAACGCACATAACTGTGTTGTGCATTGCACAAATAGGTGAAAACCAGGAGCTAAATTATGGAAAAACAAATCATGGACATTCTTAACGCAGGTATCGGACTTTTCCAATCAGGAAAAGAAGGTCTTGAAAAAGCAAAAACTCAGTTGGAAACAACTTATAACGAATTAGTATCCAAAGGTGCTTTGGACAACACGGAAGATTCTGTAAAGATTCGCCAATCCGTTGACAAAATCCTAACAGACATTAAAGAATTCTCTAGTGTTGCTGGAAAAAACTACGACGAAACTCGTTCTAAAATCGTAGACAACTACAACAAAATTGCAGAAGAAATCAAAGCAAAAATGCCTGAAGGAAAAATCGAATCCGTAAAAGCAAAAATCAATGAAGTTGCGGAATCTATCAAAAAAACAGGTGCTGTAAAAGCATAAGTTTCTTTAAAGAAGAGGAGGTCGGAATCCCGACCTTTTCTCTTTTCTTTATCTTTCATTCATTTCTTAAAACTCTCACTTTAAACATCTAAACCTCCTATCTCACTCACTTCAATTTCATCAGATTCACTTTCCCTATTGACAGATGATTCTTTTCACTTCATCCTGGAATCAATGTTTCGTTTCTATCTATCA contains:
- a CDS encoding phasin-related domain-containing protein — encoded protein: MEKQIMDILNAGIGLFQSGKEGLEKAKTQLETTYNELVSKGALDNTEDSVKIRQSVDKILTDIKEFSSVAGKNYDETRSKIVDNYNKIAEEIKAKMPEGKIESVKAKINEVAESIKKTGAVKA